The proteins below come from a single Parazoarcus communis genomic window:
- a CDS encoding glycosyltransferase, which yields MNMDSLKRMSETCAGCSAVEPAAELAAPNETTRRRRLKVLVLPDWSEGNPYQNLLVESLQRRGAHLELADFPSGHFALNSAVNRAGKIRVLHLHWINELIAPIFWSKGRFALLAKLALLAADVLVVRLRGIAVIWTIHNLVAHETPNRNTELRARGVLARTCSHVILHSERARQRVEAAYRVKLPEKSTIIPHGNYDGCYPFSLERRAAFLQQLDIDEQSVVVLFFGAIRPYKGVPQLIKAFRQISTRNLRLIVAGRPNSKQFGDEITSLAQDDQRISLLLDFVASEDVAALFSLADVVALPFENTLTSGSVTLALTMGKPLLLPDEARVLDAVTEDCVLFYGSDETLAGTLRTLDKEGLGLMGRSARVLADGTPWGKVAELTEIVYRA from the coding sequence ATGAACATGGATAGCTTGAAGCGAATGTCCGAAACTTGCGCGGGGTGCTCCGCAGTCGAACCAGCAGCCGAGCTGGCAGCCCCCAATGAAACGACCCGGCGCCGGCGTCTAAAGGTCCTCGTCCTGCCGGACTGGAGCGAGGGCAATCCGTATCAAAACCTGCTCGTCGAATCGCTCCAGCGACGGGGGGCTCACCTCGAGCTTGCAGACTTTCCCTCGGGCCATTTCGCCTTGAATAGCGCAGTGAACAGGGCAGGGAAAATACGGGTGCTGCACTTGCACTGGATCAACGAGCTAATCGCGCCGATTTTCTGGAGCAAGGGCAGGTTTGCGCTCTTGGCAAAACTCGCACTTCTGGCCGCGGATGTATTGGTTGTCCGTTTGCGGGGCATAGCCGTGATCTGGACGATCCATAACCTTGTTGCGCACGAAACGCCCAACCGCAACACTGAACTGCGCGCCAGGGGCGTGTTGGCACGGACCTGCAGTCACGTCATCCTGCACAGCGAACGAGCGCGACAGCGGGTGGAGGCCGCCTACCGGGTCAAACTGCCGGAAAAAAGCACGATCATCCCGCACGGGAACTACGACGGGTGCTATCCCTTCTCGCTTGAGCGTCGCGCAGCTTTTCTGCAACAGCTCGATATCGACGAGCAGAGCGTCGTAGTTCTGTTCTTTGGCGCAATTCGCCCCTATAAGGGAGTGCCGCAACTGATCAAGGCATTCCGTCAAATCTCCACTCGGAATCTCCGCCTAATTGTGGCCGGCCGCCCGAATTCGAAGCAGTTTGGGGACGAGATCACGTCTCTGGCTCAAGACGACCAGCGGATCTCCTTGCTCCTTGATTTCGTCGCAAGCGAGGACGTCGCAGCCCTGTTCTCGCTGGCCGATGTTGTGGCCCTGCCTTTCGAGAACACCCTGACCTCGGGCTCTGTCACCCTCGCCCTCACTATGGGGAAACCCCTGCTACTGCCTGATGAGGCGCGAGTGCTCGACGCCGTAACCGAAGATTGCGTGCTCTTCTACGGCTCCGATGAAACCCTGGCAGGTACGCTTCGCACGCTCGACAAGGAAGGACTCGGCTTGATGGGTCGATCGGCCAGGGTGCTTGCAGATGGGACGCCCTGGGGCAAGGTGGCCGAGCTCACTGAGATCGTGTACCGCGCTTGA
- a CDS encoding class I SAM-dependent methyltransferase, whose amino-acid sequence MDHLTLWLSLLTLLSLVVLAVSALILYKTRKVHLATFPLLQDLAATRRETESLFGQIHALLALERTLALPHALPPMRGWAGSPDFLLVVANEVLRSKPAVVMECSSGVSTIVVARCLQLNGKGHVYSLEHDAPYAAKTRDLIHSYGLQEWATVIHAPLETRRTDTPWYAEDAIPASLEPIDILVVDGPPQNTAPLARLPALARLLHRMSANAVVIMDDADRDDEIEIVKRWKSFVPQSTERRPHCEKGCAILHMS is encoded by the coding sequence GTGGACCACCTCACCCTATGGCTGTCGCTACTTACTCTGCTTTCGCTGGTCGTTCTAGCGGTGAGTGCCTTGATCCTGTACAAGACGCGCAAGGTTCACCTCGCGACGTTTCCACTACTGCAGGACCTTGCAGCCACACGGAGGGAGACTGAATCGCTGTTCGGGCAGATTCATGCCTTGCTCGCACTCGAGCGCACACTGGCGCTCCCGCACGCGCTACCACCAATGAGGGGCTGGGCAGGTTCTCCGGACTTCCTCCTCGTTGTAGCGAACGAGGTATTGCGCAGTAAGCCAGCGGTCGTGATGGAATGCAGCTCTGGCGTTTCAACAATTGTTGTTGCTCGCTGCCTACAGCTCAACGGCAAAGGACACGTTTATAGCCTGGAGCACGACGCCCCTTATGCTGCGAAAACGCGTGATTTGATTCACAGCTATGGGCTTCAGGAATGGGCTACCGTTATACATGCACCACTGGAAACCCGTCGGACCGACACGCCATGGTATGCGGAAGACGCCATTCCCGCGAGTCTCGAACCGATTGATATCCTGGTCGTTGACGGCCCGCCGCAGAACACTGCACCTCTCGCCCGTCTCCCAGCATTAGCTAGACTGCTCCACCGAATGTCAGCTAACGCCGTCGTAATAATGGATGACGCAGACCGAGACGACGAAATCGAAATTGTTAAGCGCTGGAAGTCCTTCGTTCCACAATCTACCGAAAGACGACCACACTGTGAAAAGGGCTGCGCCATTCTACATATGAGCTGA
- a CDS encoding lipopolysaccharide biosynthesis protein yields MTIRRSLGFSGATQAINFLLSFGSVVIVSRLLTPEDIGVFSVSVALLGFAHILREFGVTQYLIQAQEVSRERIRAAFSVTLFSSWALATLLFATRNSIASFYEQDGVTDVIGLIALNFVILPFGSPVMALLRREMQFGKLAIISTANTAIQTIVTVMTALNGFGYMSMAWGSIAGMISNVIIVSLIRRGDIMILPTLKGTKEIVSFGYKSVATSLIGEVGSSAPDLILGRTLGFAAVAYYSRANSLIQMALSQLLRIVQSVFLPAFAMNLRKGENPGSMYILATVHVTGITAPLIAFLALMAEPLILFVFGKQWEQSAHLSTLFCLYALFQTPFSLASDALIGSGRIDVVLRAQTILLPIRVVVLCTSIWLPLDEVVSLLLVPTIASIAIYAKALSDVFGLSFRKLCKDLSPSYLLIPMTLAAPAIARLADVYMGTGLSELTILLAGGALFAASWIMSIRLTRHPLQNEISRAIFTYTKRKGSNG; encoded by the coding sequence ATGACGATCAGACGCTCCCTAGGATTCAGTGGTGCAACCCAAGCGATAAACTTTCTGCTTAGCTTCGGCAGTGTTGTCATCGTCTCTCGCCTGCTCACCCCAGAAGACATAGGGGTATTCTCAGTTTCCGTGGCCTTGCTCGGTTTCGCCCACATATTGCGGGAATTTGGAGTAACCCAATACCTGATCCAAGCGCAGGAAGTCAGCCGCGAACGGATTCGGGCAGCCTTTTCCGTCACACTTTTCAGTTCGTGGGCACTCGCCACCCTCCTTTTCGCCACCAGGAATTCAATCGCCTCGTTCTACGAACAGGATGGCGTGACTGACGTCATTGGATTGATCGCCCTTAACTTCGTCATTCTTCCATTCGGGTCGCCAGTAATGGCCCTTTTGCGCAGGGAAATGCAGTTCGGCAAGCTCGCGATCATTTCGACAGCGAATACCGCAATTCAAACTATCGTGACGGTTATGACCGCACTTAACGGCTTTGGCTATATGAGCATGGCCTGGGGCTCGATCGCGGGCATGATCAGTAACGTAATCATTGTGAGCCTAATCCGGCGAGGAGATATCATGATCTTGCCGACCCTAAAGGGCACCAAGGAAATAGTCAGCTTTGGATACAAATCCGTCGCGACGTCGCTGATCGGAGAGGTCGGATCAAGCGCTCCCGACCTCATACTCGGCCGAACTCTTGGATTTGCTGCAGTCGCTTATTACAGCCGCGCAAACAGCCTGATACAAATGGCGTTAAGCCAACTACTAAGAATAGTTCAGAGCGTTTTTCTCCCTGCGTTCGCGATGAACTTACGAAAAGGCGAGAACCCGGGATCTATGTACATCCTGGCAACAGTGCATGTAACTGGAATTACGGCACCGCTAATTGCGTTCTTAGCGCTCATGGCAGAACCGTTAATTCTGTTCGTCTTCGGTAAACAATGGGAACAGTCCGCGCACCTATCGACGCTATTCTGTTTGTACGCCCTTTTCCAAACCCCCTTCTCCTTGGCGAGCGACGCATTGATTGGCAGCGGCCGAATAGACGTCGTCCTGCGCGCTCAAACAATATTACTACCCATACGAGTCGTGGTGCTTTGCACGTCAATCTGGCTCCCGCTTGACGAAGTCGTATCACTACTGCTCGTACCGACAATTGCTTCGATAGCCATATATGCAAAAGCTCTCTCTGACGTATTCGGATTATCTTTTCGAAAGCTCTGCAAAGATCTCTCCCCAAGCTATCTTTTGATTCCAATGACTCTCGCAGCGCCGGCCATCGCCCGGCTTGCTGACGTATACATGGGTACAGGGCTATCCGAGCTTACGATACTCTTGGCGGGAGGCGCTCTTTTTGCGGCATCATGGATCATGTCTATTCGTCTTACGCGACATCCATTACAAAATGAAATCTCAAGAGCAATTTTCACCTATACGAAAAGAAAGGGCTCGAATGGTTAA
- a CDS encoding hydrolase 2, exosortase A system-associated: protein MALLTKIEAFHLQTPLGFRFCVLRRPAGGDRSCGTIIHVPAFAEELNKSRRMIALAADAWAQDGWTVLQIDLGGCGDSEGDLADARWDGWLDDVRCAHQWAQGHGQGPVWLWGLRLGALLASEAAQRFGLDCGLLLWQPVTSGKQHLHQFLRLWTGAQIVGKAGVAEETSPLKRLARGEPVEVAGYEIAPGLAQGLEAAQFRVTGTSKGVHWFHVSPTGAMPSSPVLERLQTEWQAAGVGLQVHSAVGPSFWQTQEIELAPDLLMQSRQALRRKPGVSL, encoded by the coding sequence GTGGCATTGCTCACCAAGATCGAGGCATTTCACCTGCAAACACCGTTGGGTTTCCGCTTCTGTGTTCTACGGCGCCCCGCGGGCGGCGATCGTAGCTGCGGCACGATCATTCACGTTCCTGCGTTCGCTGAAGAGTTGAACAAGTCGCGACGCATGATTGCTTTGGCCGCAGACGCCTGGGCGCAGGATGGATGGACGGTGTTGCAGATTGACCTCGGTGGGTGCGGCGACAGTGAGGGCGATCTTGCGGATGCGAGATGGGATGGCTGGCTTGACGACGTTCGGTGCGCTCATCAGTGGGCACAGGGTCACGGTCAAGGCCCCGTATGGCTATGGGGTTTGCGGCTTGGGGCGCTGCTTGCCAGCGAGGCCGCACAGCGATTCGGTCTTGACTGCGGCTTACTGCTTTGGCAGCCGGTCACAAGCGGCAAACAGCACCTGCATCAGTTTCTCCGGCTGTGGACGGGAGCTCAGATAGTGGGTAAAGCCGGCGTTGCGGAAGAGACCTCCCCTCTGAAGCGGCTGGCGAGGGGCGAACCGGTGGAGGTCGCCGGCTACGAGATTGCGCCCGGACTTGCGCAAGGTTTGGAAGCGGCGCAGTTTCGCGTAACGGGAACGTCGAAGGGCGTGCATTGGTTTCACGTGTCACCTACTGGGGCAATGCCCTCGTCGCCGGTGTTGGAGCGGCTCCAGACGGAATGGCAAGCTGCCGGCGTAGGTCTCCAGGTTCATTCGGCCGTTGGCCCATCTTTTTGGCAGACACAAGAGATCGAGTTGGCACCTGATCTGCTAATGCAGTCTCGACAAGCGCTGAGACGGAAGCCGGGGGTGTCGTTGTGA
- a CDS encoding hydrolase 1, exosortase A system-associated has protein sequence MSVRPVVFACGSDQLIGVAHLPDCPSRVGVVVVVGGPQYRVGSHRQFVSLGRALQEGGFACLRFDYRGIGDSVAPMRSFEGVDDDVRAAIDALIDAVPTVDHVVLWGLCDGASAALIYAPRDARVSGVIAVNPWVRSEASLAAAQLSHYYKGQLLSLNFWRRLLGGEIRIGQSIAGLTSVLVKRFRPRRGGQSVATLAQTFIDRMGNGWLRMRGRVLVILSGNDLTAREFADLCRTQPVWHEAVMPGPNFVELPAADHTFSRREWKRSVEFLTLEWLRAQASSISGGEAQKEITELQA, from the coding sequence GTGAGTGTGCGTCCGGTCGTGTTCGCCTGCGGTTCCGACCAGCTCATCGGTGTGGCCCATCTGCCAGACTGTCCATCCAGGGTCGGTGTCGTCGTCGTAGTCGGTGGCCCCCAGTACCGTGTTGGCAGTCATCGCCAGTTCGTCTCCCTGGGGCGTGCGTTACAGGAAGGAGGTTTTGCATGTCTGCGCTTCGACTACCGGGGCATCGGCGACAGCGTTGCGCCGATGCGCAGTTTTGAGGGCGTTGACGACGACGTTCGCGCCGCAATTGACGCCTTGATCGACGCCGTCCCTACTGTGGATCACGTCGTGCTGTGGGGTTTATGCGATGGCGCTTCAGCCGCACTGATATATGCGCCACGGGATGCAAGGGTCTCCGGCGTTATCGCGGTCAATCCTTGGGTGAGAAGTGAGGCCTCGCTGGCAGCGGCCCAACTGAGCCACTACTACAAGGGGCAGCTACTGTCCCTCAATTTCTGGCGACGACTGCTCGGTGGTGAGATTCGGATCGGTCAATCGATCGCAGGCCTGACCTCGGTGTTAGTGAAGCGGTTCAGGCCGCGACGTGGAGGGCAATCAGTAGCCACGTTGGCCCAAACTTTCATTGACCGGATGGGGAACGGGTGGCTCAGGATGCGGGGGCGGGTCCTTGTCATCCTTAGTGGCAATGACCTTACAGCAAGGGAGTTTGCCGATTTATGCCGTACTCAACCCGTGTGGCACGAGGCGGTGATGCCGGGGCCGAATTTCGTCGAATTACCTGCAGCGGACCACACATTTTCGAGACGCGAGTGGAAGCGCAGTGTTGAGTTCTTGACCCTGGAGTGGCTGCGCGCGCAGGCGTCGTCGATTTCCGGTGGAGAGGCGCAGAAGGAAATAACTGAATTGCAAGCTTAG
- a CDS encoding glycosyltransferase family 2 protein, with amino-acid sequence MSVKGLVSVVIPAYNVGAHISEAIDSVLAQDYSEMELVVVDDGSKDDTADVVETRYPQVTLIRKANGGAATARNAGIRAAQGEFIAFLDADDIWLPGKLRAQIDHLNAYAEVGMNCTDFARWVSDDRGVFPDPLLEIPDQGGMAAGAIDQELSGWVYHKLLLDNFVWTTTVVMRRSLIDKIGLYDESFRLGQDYEYFLRASHETVVHRLSRVYALYRQHAGSATARGIDYNYAARVIEGARAKWGLASPNGECISPREFQDRLHKIHFMCGYVFWQRGNAATAFNEFKHAVRDKPLHLKSWAYALLTGARAIFQ; translated from the coding sequence ATGAGCGTCAAAGGTCTGGTAAGTGTTGTCATCCCCGCATACAACGTTGGGGCGCATATTTCGGAAGCGATCGACAGCGTTCTGGCACAGGACTACTCCGAGATGGAGCTTGTCGTTGTCGACGATGGCTCCAAGGATGACACAGCTGATGTGGTTGAGACCCGTTATCCCCAGGTCACGCTGATACGGAAGGCGAACGGCGGAGCAGCAACCGCGCGGAATGCAGGCATTCGCGCAGCACAAGGTGAATTCATCGCGTTTCTGGATGCTGACGATATATGGCTGCCAGGGAAGCTTCGGGCTCAGATTGACCATCTCAATGCGTACGCTGAAGTCGGGATGAACTGCACGGATTTCGCTCGCTGGGTATCGGACGACCGGGGCGTATTCCCGGACCCTCTTTTGGAGATTCCAGATCAGGGGGGTATGGCCGCAGGCGCTATCGATCAAGAGCTTTCGGGCTGGGTCTACCACAAACTGCTACTGGACAACTTTGTGTGGACAACAACCGTGGTGATGCGGCGTTCCCTGATCGACAAGATCGGCTTGTATGACGAGAGCTTTCGTCTGGGGCAAGACTACGAGTATTTCCTACGTGCTTCACACGAAACCGTTGTGCATCGCCTGTCGCGCGTTTACGCACTCTATCGGCAGCATGCCGGTAGTGCGACTGCTCGCGGTATCGATTACAACTATGCGGCTCGCGTGATCGAAGGCGCGCGTGCGAAGTGGGGCTTGGCCAGTCCCAATGGAGAGTGCATTTCGCCCAGGGAGTTCCAGGACCGACTGCACAAGATCCATTTCATGTGCGGCTACGTGTTCTGGCAGCGAGGCAACGCGGCAACTGCATTCAACGAGTTCAAGCATGCCGTACGCGACAAACCCCTGCACCTGAAATCGTGGGCATATGCTCTATTGACGGGCGCCCGGGCGATCTTCCAGTGA
- a CDS encoding glycosyltransferase family 2 protein, with the protein MPVFGVVIPYYQRRAGVLAAALNSVARQDVGVPVTVVIVDDASPIAAETEVEKVEFPGNFSVQIIRQENAGPGAARNRGIDALAAADYIAFLDSDDSWAPYHLGSALTAFENGFDYYTAETEEAGSGFRYLANFFKEGLPLKPAGFASWAGELMEPIINFTVAGPFSTSSTFVVRNDVIGTTRFDKALRTAGEDGLFRTMLAAKSPRTLVSSRVDALLGEGVNIFSEGDWGSREATMRAIYFLRSRLLMRPVVESFPVAKAKVEQAVRSARVELCRSAIANLRRGDFPLSQFFQICRADPLLLFSVTGALSAARRGRRS; encoded by the coding sequence ATGCCCGTATTCGGTGTTGTCATTCCATACTATCAGCGACGCGCCGGCGTCCTCGCGGCCGCGCTGAACTCGGTCGCCCGGCAGGATGTGGGCGTGCCCGTCACTGTTGTAATCGTCGACGACGCCTCGCCAATTGCGGCCGAGACGGAGGTCGAGAAGGTCGAGTTTCCTGGTAATTTCAGTGTTCAGATCATTCGCCAAGAGAACGCAGGGCCGGGGGCGGCGCGAAATAGAGGGATCGACGCACTTGCTGCGGCCGACTACATTGCTTTTCTGGATTCAGACGATTCGTGGGCGCCTTATCACCTAGGTTCTGCGCTCACGGCTTTTGAGAATGGGTTCGACTATTACACGGCCGAGACGGAAGAGGCTGGGTCTGGATTCAGGTATTTAGCAAACTTTTTCAAGGAGGGGTTGCCCCTCAAACCCGCGGGGTTCGCTTCGTGGGCAGGCGAACTGATGGAGCCCATCATCAATTTCACGGTGGCAGGCCCATTTTCTACATCGAGTACATTTGTGGTGCGAAATGACGTGATCGGAACGACGCGTTTCGACAAAGCGTTGCGCACGGCCGGCGAGGACGGGTTGTTCCGAACGATGCTTGCAGCGAAGTCACCCCGTACATTGGTTTCCAGCCGAGTGGATGCACTGCTTGGTGAGGGCGTGAACATCTTCAGCGAAGGGGATTGGGGTAGTCGAGAAGCGACGATGAGAGCGATCTATTTTCTCAGGTCCAGACTGCTCATGAGGCCAGTTGTGGAGAGCTTTCCTGTTGCGAAGGCCAAAGTTGAGCAGGCCGTCAGGAGCGCGAGAGTCGAGCTTTGCCGCAGCGCAATCGCAAACTTAAGGCGCGGTGATTTTCCTCTTTCGCAGTTTTTCCAAATCTGTCGGGCGGATCCTCTACTGCTCTTTAGCGTTACCGGCGCACTGAGTGCAGCGCGACGTGGAAGACGGAGCTAA
- a CDS encoding polysaccharide deacetylase family protein: MITLTDRSKQRPTLGTVMTFSGFKTALSVASPGGKHGKLSILIYHRVLPAPDPLRRGDPDIATFRWHTDLLHRYFNVLPLREAASRLKEGSLPPRAACITFDDGYADNYTLALPILKAAGLPATFFIATAYLNGGCMFNDVLIEVARRVPAGSCDLSSLGLGIRQLRTNTDRLTLVSDLIGRFKYQSSATRLPGAERLAADMGVALPTDLMMTRAQLRALHAAGMEIGGHTHTHPILAQQTQADAEAEIRTGKHQLETLLEAPISVFAYPNGRPIKDYAAEHVDMVSRAGFEVAVSTRPAAADRRSGLHELPRFTPWDRTPSRFALRLLRSLVFPHSAGG, from the coding sequence GTGATCACCTTGACGGACCGTTCGAAACAACGCCCAACCTTAGGTACAGTCATGACATTTTCAGGGTTTAAGACCGCCCTCTCCGTTGCGTCCCCGGGCGGCAAGCACGGCAAGCTCTCCATCCTGATCTACCACCGCGTCCTGCCGGCACCAGACCCGCTGCGCCGCGGCGATCCGGACATTGCCACCTTCCGCTGGCACACCGACCTGTTGCACCGATATTTCAACGTTCTGCCGCTACGTGAAGCGGCAAGCCGTCTAAAGGAAGGCAGCCTTCCCCCTCGTGCCGCATGTATCACGTTCGACGACGGCTATGCAGACAACTACACCCTGGCACTACCGATTCTCAAAGCTGCCGGATTGCCGGCAACTTTCTTCATAGCCACTGCCTACCTGAACGGCGGCTGCATGTTCAATGACGTCTTGATCGAAGTGGCGCGGCGCGTCCCGGCGGGCAGTTGCGATCTGTCATCCCTCGGCCTCGGCATCCGGCAGCTCCGGACGAACACCGACCGCCTGACACTCGTGAGCGACCTGATCGGGCGATTCAAGTACCAGTCGTCGGCGACACGCCTGCCCGGCGCCGAGCGCCTTGCTGCCGATATGGGCGTAGCGCTGCCCACCGACCTGATGATGACGCGAGCCCAACTACGTGCCCTTCACGCCGCAGGAATGGAGATCGGAGGGCACACGCACACCCACCCGATCCTTGCACAGCAGACGCAGGCGGACGCGGAAGCTGAAATCCGCACCGGCAAACACCAGCTTGAAACCCTGCTCGAGGCTCCAATCAGCGTCTTCGCATACCCCAACGGTCGGCCTATCAAGGATTACGCTGCCGAGCATGTCGACATGGTTTCGCGCGCCGGCTTCGAGGTCGCCGTATCAACCCGACCGGCTGCTGCCGATCGTCGGAGCGGTCTCCACGAATTGCCGCGTTTCACGCCATGGGACAGAACCCCTTCGCGTTTCGCATTACGTCTTCTGCGCAGCCTGGTCTTCCCCCACAGCGCAGGCGGATGA
- a CDS encoding GNAT family N-acetyltransferase — protein MPLDRLKNVYRELGMIEGTLYLATNVLRRVSAGRAYIIRYHLVAQPVPQGSTTLANASAKSVIRHVTKDDPIVATFPRPPAVIAKRFADGATCLVAEVGGRFAGFLWLAHKAYEEDEVRCRYELVPPEQCAWDYDVYVEPDFRIGRTFSRLWTAANTHLAEQGVRWSISRISAFNPTSLAAHKRLGIRRIDSATFIALGRWQISLLGQPPFLHVSGSSRRPILQLRPPTS, from the coding sequence ATGCCCTTAGATCGACTAAAAAACGTTTACCGCGAACTCGGCATGATTGAAGGCACGCTTTATCTTGCAACGAACGTCCTGAGGCGGGTAAGTGCCGGCCGTGCCTACATCATCCGATATCATCTGGTAGCCCAGCCCGTACCCCAAGGCAGCACCACCCTGGCGAACGCAAGCGCGAAGAGTGTTATCCGGCATGTCACCAAAGACGATCCGATCGTCGCCACCTTCCCGCGTCCGCCCGCCGTCATTGCGAAGCGTTTTGCAGACGGGGCCACCTGCCTGGTCGCCGAGGTAGGCGGGCGTTTTGCCGGATTCCTTTGGCTCGCTCACAAAGCCTACGAAGAAGACGAAGTGCGCTGCCGCTATGAACTCGTACCGCCGGAGCAATGCGCTTGGGACTACGACGTCTACGTCGAGCCCGACTTCCGGATCGGTAGGACCTTTTCGCGTCTCTGGACCGCGGCCAACACCCATCTTGCCGAACAAGGCGTGCGCTGGAGCATTTCCCGCATCTCGGCATTCAACCCCACTTCGCTCGCCGCCCATAAGCGCCTTGGGATTCGCCGTATCGACAGCGCCACCTTCATAGCGCTAGGCCGCTGGCAGATTTCACTGCTCGGGCAGCCACCCTTCTTGCACGTCAGCGGTAGTTCGCGTCGCCCGATCCTTCAGCTTCGTCCGCCAACTTCCTAG
- a CDS encoding acyl carrier protein: MEIKNEVLAIIDEVLSLGGRAKAFTLDTPLLGAVPELDSMAVVGLINMLEERFGFVIDDDEIDGSSFATVGTLVAFVEGKIV; the protein is encoded by the coding sequence TTGGAAATCAAGAACGAAGTGCTGGCGATTATTGATGAGGTGCTGAGCCTGGGCGGACGTGCTAAAGCGTTCACTCTGGACACCCCGCTGCTCGGCGCTGTGCCCGAGCTTGATTCGATGGCGGTGGTGGGCCTCATAAATATGCTGGAAGAGCGTTTCGGTTTTGTGATCGATGATGACGAAATTGACGGCTCCTCGTTCGCCACAGTGGGGACTCTGGTGGCGTTCGTTGAAGGGAAAATCGTTTAA
- a CDS encoding pyridoxal-dependent decarboxylase, exosortase A system-associated, with the protein METRKPPAHTPMTQFASHEGELVVGGIPLTRLAARVGRTPFYAYDRSLLTARVQQLRAALPPAVKLHYAMKANPMPALVGHMATLVDGIDVASAGELMVALDAGADPQEISFAGPGKTETELRQAVAAGILINVESFREVPLLAAAAKELGMPARVAVRVNPDFELKSSGMKMGGGPKQFGVDAEQVPELLAAIGKAGLVFEGFHLFAGSQNLKPESIVEAQQKSFALACKLAEHAPSPVKFLNLGGGFGIPYFPGEQILDLAPIGANLADIVDQAHTALPQAEIVIELGRYLVGEAGLYVSRVIDKKVSRGQTYLVTDGGLHHHLSASGNFGQVIRKNYPAAVGNRMEAADTENVSVVGPLCTPLDLLADKMTLPAAEPGDLVVIYQSGAYGASASPQGFLGHPAVMEVLV; encoded by the coding sequence ATGGAAACTCGCAAGCCCCCGGCCCACACCCCAATGACGCAATTCGCCTCACATGAAGGCGAACTCGTCGTTGGCGGCATTCCCCTTACCCGCCTCGCCGCACGCGTAGGCCGCACCCCCTTCTATGCGTACGACCGCAGCCTGCTAACGGCGCGTGTGCAGCAGCTGCGCGCCGCGCTGCCGCCGGCAGTAAAGCTGCACTACGCGATGAAGGCCAACCCGATGCCGGCGCTGGTGGGCCACATGGCGACCCTGGTCGATGGCATCGACGTCGCCTCCGCCGGCGAGCTGATGGTAGCGCTGGACGCGGGCGCCGATCCGCAGGAGATCAGCTTTGCCGGCCCCGGCAAGACCGAAACCGAACTGCGCCAGGCCGTCGCCGCCGGCATCCTGATCAACGTCGAATCCTTCCGCGAAGTGCCACTGCTGGCCGCCGCGGCCAAGGAGCTGGGCATGCCCGCGCGCGTCGCGGTGCGCGTGAACCCCGACTTCGAGCTCAAGTCCTCCGGCATGAAGATGGGCGGCGGGCCCAAGCAGTTTGGCGTCGATGCCGAACAGGTGCCCGAGCTGCTGGCCGCAATCGGCAAGGCCGGTCTCGTATTCGAAGGCTTCCACCTGTTTGCCGGCTCGCAGAACCTCAAGCCAGAATCCATCGTCGAAGCCCAGCAGAAGAGCTTCGCCCTGGCGTGCAAACTGGCCGAACACGCCCCCTCCCCGGTCAAGTTCCTCAACCTCGGCGGCGGCTTCGGTATTCCCTACTTCCCCGGCGAGCAGATCCTCGACCTCGCCCCGATCGGCGCCAACCTCGCCGACATCGTGGACCAGGCCCACACTGCCCTGCCGCAGGCCGAGATCGTGATCGAGCTCGGCCGTTATCTGGTGGGCGAAGCCGGGCTATACGTGAGCAGAGTGATCGACAAGAAAGTGTCGCGCGGCCAGACCTACCTCGTCACCGACGGCGGCCTGCACCACCACCTGTCAGCCTCGGGCAACTTCGGCCAGGTCATCCGCAAGAACTATCCGGCCGCCGTGGGCAACCGGATGGAAGCGGCAGACACCGAAAACGTCTCGGTGGTCGGGCCGCTGTGCACCCCGCTCGACCTGCTTGCCGACAAAATGACTTTGCCCGCCGCCGAGCCGGGCGATCTAGTGGTGATCTATCAGTCGGGCGCGTACGGGGCCAGTGCCAGTCCGCAGGGATTTCTCGGGCATCCGGCGGTAATGGAAGTGCTGGTCTGA
- a CDS encoding type II toxin-antitoxin system RelE family toxin, whose translation MSYELSFKREALKEWQKLDATVREQFKSKLAERLDCPRVPSARLHGHPDRYKIKLRSAGYRLVYEVRDIEVVVVVVAVGKRERDAVYRAAASR comes from the coding sequence ATGAGCTATGAACTCAGCTTCAAGCGCGAAGCACTGAAAGAATGGCAAAAGCTCGATGCAACCGTCCGCGAACAGTTCAAGAGCAAGCTGGCCGAGCGGCTTGATTGCCCACGAGTGCCCAGTGCTCGCTTGCATGGACACCCCGATCGCTACAAGATCAAGCTACGTAGCGCCGGGTATCGGTTGGTGTACGAAGTACGCGACATCGAAGTCGTCGTGGTTGTTGTAGCCGTAGGCAAACGCGAGCGCGACGCAGTCTATCGGGCCGCGGCCTCCCGATAG